From one Lolium rigidum isolate FL_2022 chromosome 4, APGP_CSIRO_Lrig_0.1, whole genome shotgun sequence genomic stretch:
- the LOC124649302 gene encoding myosin-binding protein 1-like: MAPKTGARSQDFSQRFLSSLSDALSELCVIILLHVAAAASYAATRLARVTRLKAPCTLCSRVDHALHGKAWFSADLVCTAHRSEISSLAYCTSHSNLAHFDDLCKRCLPSCTTTDEVNSWPRSRSRRLCSCCSEPFKKTPQNTKKLCQTANNPAIPKVVSEQVPADHSKEKAFVVDIEEVSESDGSLGTYEQSTKDNSASVNVGSTTKPAPSGSAVLSRIFVDRNSSIKNTFISRINMPSPRPSEIISARDNNSTTQQEVKAFLTQMSSVRGLDFSWTEGTTSPDTNVQNDEGNGTGRRPSLERNYSVLEPSDANLVTGESEGDIESLKRQIELNKKSMVVLYKELDEERSASAIAASQAMAMINKLHEEKAAMQMEALQYLRMMEEQADHDHAAIQNLHDLLTEREKELLDMDSELDNCRRLLQHEQFCGGKFDDTMENTSGYDRNVSFDALNGSSLLVDVLHGSDFMTSTMSGFEEEKAYILQSLSRLEEKFCISTDRLASDDAKNNQEDRLSRDQTGDQSISVQESVENHKDECSCSPFDNDKISNITNLKDEISLLDTRVRALEDDHEFLKRVLSSLKGSTDGLQCVHEITGHLRELRRVAVQQRHVLS, translated from the exons ATGGCTCCGAAAACCGGTGCGAGATCCCAGGACTTCTCGCAGCGATTTTTGTCCTCGCTGTCCGATGCTCTCAGTGAGCTCTGCGTGATCATACTACTCCATGTGGCTGCTGCAGCTTCATATGCGGCCACAAGGCTGGCGCGCGTCACCAGACTAAAGGCGCCATGCACGCTGTGCTCACGGGTGGACCATGCACTCCATGGCAAGGCATGGTTCTCTGCGGATTTGGTCTGTACCGCCCATAGGTCAGAGATATCATCTCTGGCATATTGCACAAGTCATAGCAATCTTGCACATTTTGATGACCTCTGCAAAAGATGCCTTCCTTCATGCACCACCACCGATGAGGTTAACTCTTGGCCCAGATCGAGATCTAGACGTCTGTGCTCTTGCTGTTCGGAGCCATTCAAGAAGACACCGCAGAATACGAAGAAGCTTTGTCAAACTGCAAACAATCCTGCCATACCCAAGGTTGTATCAGAACAGGTTCCTGCAGATCATTCAAAAGAGAAGG CATTTGTGGTAGATATTGAGGAAGTCAGCGAATCAGATGGTTCACTAGGAACATATGAACAATCTACAAAGGACAACAGTGCTTCTGTGAATGTTGGATCAACAACAAAGCCAGCACCCAGTGGATCTGCCGTGCTTTCGCGCATCTTCGTCGACCGCAACAGTAGCATAAAGAACACTTTTATTAGTAGGATCAACATGCCATCTCCTCGTCCATCTGAGATAATCTCTGCcagggataacaattccaccactcAACAAGAAGTGAAGGCATTCCTTACTCAGATGTCCTCTGTAAGGGGCCTTGACTTTTCTTGGACTGAAGGAACAACTAGTCCTGATACTAATGTTCAGAACGATGAAGGGAATGGTACCGGCAGGAGGCCATCCCTCGAGAGGAATTACTCCGTACTGGAGCCATCAGATGCGAACCTCGTCACCGGTGAATCTGAAGGGGATATTGAGAGTTTGAAGCGGCAGATTGAGCTCAACAAGaagtcaatggttgtcctttacaaGGAGCTCGATGAAGAAAGGAGCGCTTCGGCAATTGCGGCTAGCCAGGCAATGGCCATGATCAACAAATTGCACGAGGAAAAGGCTGCGATGCAGATGGAAGCACTGCAATATCTTAGGATGATGGAAGAGCAAGCTGACCATGACCATGCAGCGATTCAGAATCTACATGACCTGCTTACGGAGAGGGAGAAAGAATTACTTGACATGGATTCCGAACTTGACAACTGTCGGAGGCTACTCCAGCATGAGCAATTCTGTGGTGGAAAATTTGATGATACGATGGAAAATACAAGTGGATATGATAGGAATGTGTCATTTGATGCCTTGAATGGCTCATCGCTGTTAGTTGATGTCTTGCATGGATCTGATTTCATGACGAGCACCATGTCAGGTTTCGAAGAAGAGAAGGCATACATTTTGCAATCTCTGAGCAGATTGGAGGAAAAGTTTTGCATTTCTACAGACAGGCTAGCTTCTGATGATGCCAAAAACAATCAAGAGGACAGATTGTCCAGAGATCAGACAGGGGATCAATCAATTTCTGTTCAGGAATCAGTTGAGAACCACAAGGATGAATGTTCATGTTCTCCTTTCGACAATGACAAAATTAGCAACATAACGAATCTCAAGGATGAAATTTCTCTATTGGATACGAGAGTTAGGGC